Proteins encoded by one window of Govania unica:
- the hutU gene encoding urocanate hydratase, with translation MTDPLLRANARPIRSPRGPVLTAKSWLTEAPLRMLMNNLDPEVAENPDELVVYGGIGRAARNWECFDRIVDSLRALGDDETLLIQSGKPVGVFRTHRDAPRVLLANSNLVPHWATWEHFSELDRKGLMMYGQMTAGSWIYIGSQGIVQGTYETFVEMGRQHFGGNLAGKWILTGGLGGMGGAQPLAATMAGASMIAVECQPSRIDKRLETRYLDRRADSLDEALAMLDDAHQKGQPISIGLLGNAAEIFPEILKRGIRPDAVTDQTSAHDPVNGYLPRGWTIEDWFEKRTRDPDTVRAAAMQSMAVQVEAMLGFAKLGIPTFDYGNNIRQMAAETGVTNAFDFPGFVPAYIRPLFCRGIGPFRWVALSGDPEDIAKTDAKVKELIPDDPHLHRWLDMAAERIQFQGLPARICWVGLGQRHRLGLAFNEMVARGELKAPIVIGRDHLDSGSVASPNRETEAMKDGSDAVSDWPLLNALLNTASGATWVSLHHGGGVGMGYSQHSGVVIVCDGTPEAAERISRVLWNDPATGVMRHADAGYEDAIACARDHQLNLPMIGGVK, from the coding sequence ATGACCGATCCCCTTCTTCGCGCCAATGCCCGCCCCATCCGCTCGCCGCGTGGGCCCGTGCTCACGGCCAAATCCTGGCTGACCGAAGCGCCCTTGCGCATGCTGATGAACAATCTCGATCCCGAGGTTGCCGAAAACCCGGACGAGCTTGTGGTCTATGGCGGCATCGGCCGCGCCGCCCGCAACTGGGAGTGCTTCGACCGCATCGTCGACAGCCTGCGTGCCCTTGGCGATGACGAGACCCTGCTTATTCAATCCGGCAAGCCGGTGGGCGTGTTCCGTACTCATCGGGACGCCCCGCGCGTATTGCTCGCCAATTCCAATCTGGTGCCCCATTGGGCGACCTGGGAGCATTTCTCCGAACTCGACCGCAAGGGCCTGATGATGTACGGCCAGATGACCGCCGGGTCCTGGATCTATATCGGCAGTCAGGGCATCGTGCAGGGCACTTATGAGACCTTCGTCGAAATGGGCCGCCAGCATTTTGGCGGCAATCTCGCCGGCAAATGGATCCTCACCGGCGGCCTCGGCGGCATGGGCGGGGCGCAACCCCTGGCCGCCACCATGGCCGGAGCCAGCATGATCGCCGTCGAATGCCAACCGAGCCGCATCGACAAGCGGCTTGAAACCCGCTACCTCGACCGTCGCGCCGACAGCCTCGATGAAGCGCTGGCCATGCTGGACGACGCCCATCAAAAGGGTCAGCCCATTTCGATCGGGCTTTTGGGCAATGCGGCGGAGATTTTCCCCGAGATCCTGAAGCGCGGCATCCGTCCCGACGCGGTGACCGACCAGACCTCGGCCCATGACCCGGTGAACGGCTATCTGCCGCGCGGCTGGACCATCGAGGACTGGTTCGAAAAACGTACACGCGACCCGGACACCGTGCGGGCCGCCGCCATGCAGTCCATGGCCGTGCAGGTCGAAGCCATGCTTGGCTTCGCCAAGCTCGGCATCCCGACCTTTGACTATGGCAACAACATCCGCCAGATGGCCGCCGAAACCGGGGTCACAAACGCCTTTGATTTCCCCGGCTTCGTTCCCGCCTATATCCGGCCGCTGTTCTGCCGCGGCATCGGGCCGTTCCGCTGGGTGGCGCTCTCCGGCGATCCGGAAGACATCGCGAAAACCGACGCCAAGGTCAAGGAACTGATTCCCGACGATCCCCATCTCCACCGCTGGCTCGACATGGCGGCCGAGCGCATCCAGTTTCAGGGTCTGCCCGCCCGCATCTGCTGGGTCGGTCTCGGGCAACGTCATCGCCTCGGCCTCGCCTTCAACGAGATGGTGGCGCGGGGCGAACTGAAAGCCCCCATCGTCATCGGCCGCGATCATCTTGATTCCGGATCGGTGGCAAGCCCCAACCGCGAAACCGAAGCCATGAAGGACGGCTCGGACGCCGTGTCCGACTGGCCGCTCTTGAACGCGCTTTTGAACACCGCAAGCGGCGCTACCTGGGTCTCGCTCCATCACGGCGGCGGCGTCGGCATGGGCTATTCCCAGCATTCCGGCGTGGTCATCGTCTGTGACGGCACCCCCGAAGCCGCCGAGCGGATCTCCCGCGTGTTGTGGAATGATCCCGCCACCGGTGTCATGCGCCATGCTGATGCGGGCTATGAGGACGCCATCGCCTGCGCCCGTGACCATCAGCTCAATCTACCGATGATCGGAGGGGTTAAATGA
- the hutC gene encoding histidine utilization repressor → MTPLYQQIKNHIREHIGAGTWGPGQRVPSENELVRTLGASRMTVNRALREMTDEGILHRVAGVGTFVADRTAYAHPLEVRNIAEEIRARGHQHSAQVVTLETMRAGGELAGNFGVPPKTNLFHSLILHSENGVPLQIEDRYVNPAVAPDYMSIDFAKTTPYEYLVRVAPLQEAEHVLRAVMPGDSVRKLLGMAEGEPALLLLRRTWSNGVVTSTVRLYYPGSRYELAGRFNP, encoded by the coding sequence ATGACGCCACTTTATCAGCAGATCAAGAATCACATTCGCGAGCATATCGGCGCCGGAACCTGGGGGCCGGGGCAACGTGTGCCGTCGGAAAACGAACTCGTGCGCACGCTCGGGGCGTCGCGCATGACCGTCAACCGCGCGCTGCGCGAGATGACCGACGAAGGCATCCTCCATCGCGTCGCCGGTGTCGGCACCTTTGTCGCCGACCGCACGGCTTATGCCCATCCCCTGGAAGTGCGCAACATCGCCGAGGAAATCCGCGCCCGCGGCCATCAGCACAGCGCCCAGGTGGTGACCCTTGAAACCATGCGCGCCGGGGGCGAGCTTGCGGGGAATTTCGGCGTACCGCCGAAAACCAATCTGTTTCATTCCCTGATCCTCCATTCCGAAAACGGCGTGCCGCTGCAGATCGAAGACCGTTACGTCAATCCGGCCGTCGCGCCCGATTACATGTCGATCGATTTCGCCAAGACCACGCCCTATGAATATCTGGTGCGGGTGGCTCCGTTGCAGGAAGCCGAACATGTGTTGCGCGCGGTCATGCCGGGGGACTCCGTGCGCAAGCTTCTTGGCATGGCTGAGGGCGAACCGGCGCTTTTGCTGCTGCGACGCACCTGGTCGAACGGCGTTGTGACCTCCACCGTGCGGCTTTATTACCCCGGTTCCCGCTATGAACTTGCAGGCCGGTTCAATCCCTAA
- a CDS encoding formimidoylglutamate deiminase, translating to MTQNTTYQFDLALFPHGWQQDARITVDASGTILATADDVKYAEHVPGVAIPGMPNSHSHAFQRAMAGLTEYRAAGRDNFWSWRERMYDFALRLTPADATAIAAQLYVEMLKAGYTTVAEFHYLHHDPAGKPYADRSVMAKAILDAAHSSGIGLTLLPTLYMTSDFGGLPPTEGQRRFINSTDAFLDLYTDLTSANGPQTRVGVALHSLRAVPPEAVHTIVTAVSGDPSLPVHIHAAEQMQEVEACLATLKARPVEWLLDNTNLGPNWCLIHATHMTADETRRLAASGAVAAVCPSTEGNLGDGFFPLIDYMAADGQLAIGTDSHISISPPEELRWLEYAQRLQTQSRNVMATDHMPHTGVRLWTAALEGGARASGRPVGKLAPGQRADILVLDPDSPALCGLQQDQILDGFVFSGQPTALRHVMAGGRWVVRDGLHRDETDIAARYRQTMKKLLSV from the coding sequence ATGACACAGAATACAACATACCAGTTCGATCTGGCACTTTTCCCGCATGGCTGGCAGCAGGATGCGCGCATCACTGTGGATGCTTCGGGCACTATTCTCGCCACTGCGGACGATGTCAAATATGCCGAGCATGTGCCCGGCGTCGCCATCCCCGGCATGCCCAACAGCCATAGCCACGCCTTTCAGCGCGCCATGGCCGGGCTGACCGAATATCGCGCCGCCGGACGCGACAATTTCTGGAGCTGGCGCGAGCGCATGTATGATTTCGCGCTCCGCCTCACCCCTGCGGACGCTACCGCCATTGCCGCTCAACTTTATGTGGAAATGCTCAAGGCGGGTTATACGACGGTGGCCGAATTCCATTATCTGCATCATGATCCGGCGGGCAAACCCTATGCCGATCGGAGCGTGATGGCCAAGGCCATTCTGGACGCGGCCCACAGCAGCGGAATCGGCCTGACGCTGTTGCCGACCCTATACATGACGTCGGATTTCGGCGGCCTACCTCCCACGGAAGGCCAGCGCCGCTTCATAAATTCAACCGACGCCTTTCTCGATCTTTACACAGACCTGACATCCGCGAACGGTCCGCAAACCCGGGTCGGCGTGGCGCTCCACAGCCTCCGCGCGGTCCCGCCCGAAGCCGTTCACACCATTGTTACCGCCGTCTCTGGCGACCCGAGTCTGCCGGTCCACATCCACGCCGCCGAGCAGATGCAGGAGGTCGAAGCCTGCCTCGCAACGCTCAAGGCGCGACCGGTGGAATGGCTGCTCGACAACACAAATCTCGGGCCGAACTGGTGCCTCATCCATGCCACCCATATGACCGCGGACGAAACCCGCAGGCTAGCCGCAAGCGGTGCCGTCGCCGCAGTCTGCCCCAGCACTGAAGGCAATCTGGGCGATGGGTTCTTCCCGCTCATCGACTATATGGCGGCGGACGGACAGCTGGCCATCGGCACCGACAGCCATATTTCCATCTCCCCGCCCGAGGAATTGCGCTGGCTTGAATATGCCCAGCGCCTGCAGACCCAATCGCGCAATGTCATGGCCACTGATCACATGCCGCATACCGGCGTCCGGCTCTGGACTGCGGCGCTTGAAGGCGGTGCCCGCGCTTCGGGGCGCCCTGTCGGAAAGCTTGCGCCCGGGCAGCGCGCGGATATTCTGGTGCTTGATCCGGACAGTCCGGCGCTGTGCGGTCTGCAGCAGGATCAGATCCTCGATGGGTTTGTTTTTTCGGGACAGCCAACGGCGCTGCGTCATGTTATGGCAGGCGGGCGCTGGGTGGTCCGGGACGGCCTCCATCGCGACGAAACGGACATTGCCGCGCGCTATCGGCAGACCATGAAAAAGCTGTTATCAGTGTAG
- the hutI gene encoding imidazolonepropionase — protein sequence MTDQTDQNWDRLWTNVNLATVTDNGAAYGAILQGALAVVDGRIAWVGTAAELECFEWTAREITDCGGRWMTPGLIDCHTHLVYGGDRAREFEMRLQGASYEEIARAGGGILSTVRATRAASAEDLLQSATERARRLVAEGVTTIEIKSGYGLDFASERKMLQVARALGRALPVEVRTTFLGAHAVPPDYVGDRAGYVRHVADDMLPGLAAEGLVDAVDAFCEGIGFSLDETRLIFERARALGLPVKLHAEQLSDLGGAGLAADFTALSADHLEFVSEPSLQCMSASGTVAVLLPGAFYFLHETRKPPVELMRRHGVAMAVATDCNPGTSPTTSLLLMMNMAAVLFGLTPEETLQGVTRNAARALGLGDRGMLAIGLRADLALWDITSPAMLSYMIGAQPPVEIWRA from the coding sequence ATGACGGATCAAACAGATCAAAACTGGGACCGGCTGTGGACCAACGTCAATCTGGCCACCGTCACCGACAATGGTGCAGCCTATGGCGCGATCTTGCAAGGGGCGCTTGCGGTCGTGGATGGCCGCATTGCCTGGGTCGGAACGGCGGCCGAGCTTGAGTGTTTTGAATGGACGGCGCGGGAGATCACGGACTGTGGTGGGCGCTGGATGACGCCGGGGTTGATAGATTGTCATACCCATCTGGTTTACGGCGGCGACCGCGCGCGGGAATTTGAAATGCGTCTGCAGGGTGCGAGCTATGAGGAAATCGCCCGGGCGGGCGGCGGCATTCTATCGACGGTGCGGGCGACCCGGGCGGCCAGCGCGGAGGACCTGTTGCAATCCGCAACTGAGCGGGCGCGGCGGCTGGTGGCCGAAGGGGTGACGACGATCGAGATCAAGTCGGGCTACGGACTCGATTTTGCCAGCGAACGCAAGATGTTGCAGGTGGCGCGGGCGCTTGGCCGCGCGTTGCCGGTCGAGGTCAGGACGACTTTTCTCGGGGCGCATGCAGTGCCGCCTGACTATGTGGGCGACCGAGCGGGTTATGTGCGCCATGTGGCCGATGACATGCTGCCAGGGCTTGCGGCAGAGGGACTGGTGGATGCGGTCGATGCCTTTTGCGAGGGCATTGGCTTCAGCCTTGACGAGACCCGGCTGATTTTTGAGCGGGCGCGGGCGCTCGGGCTGCCGGTCAAACTGCATGCCGAGCAGTTGAGCGACCTTGGCGGCGCGGGGCTTGCCGCCGATTTCACCGCGCTCTCGGCCGATCATCTGGAATTTGTATCGGAGCCCTCCTTGCAATGTATGAGTGCGTCGGGGACGGTGGCGGTGTTGCTGCCGGGGGCGTTTTATTTTCTGCACGAAACCCGCAAACCGCCGGTTGAGCTGATGCGCCGTCATGGCGTGGCCATGGCGGTTGCGACCGACTGCAATCCCGGCACCTCGCCCACTACCTCGCTGTTGTTGATGATGAATATGGCGGCTGTGCTGTTCGGCCTGACGCCGGAGGAGACGCTTCAGGGCGTCACCCGCAATGCCGCGCGCGCGCTTGGGCTTGGTGATCGCGGTATGCTGGCGATCGGCCTTCGCGCCGATCTTGCGCTCTGGGACATCACGTCCCCGGCCATGCTCAGCTATATGATCGGCGCACAGCCACCGGTTGAAATCTGGCGCGCATAA
- a CDS encoding TonB-dependent receptor has translation MQNKQKNAYGIGYLRTVSALALISIAGGVSTAAQAQDVGGTLEEITVTAQRREQSLQDVPISLTAYSAESLQRNMVEGISDYFVKTPNVYITEGATRSGNVSESELGLAIRGISNIGGNSSSFGVYIDDFNVTRATLNPHLVDIERIEILRGPQGTYFGRNASAGAISIYTKKPTDHLEAEVTGQYGRFNTWEVQGMVNVPVTEKFYLRAAGKLAESDGNLRNVNAVGGGNSYQHKNIRLAGRFLPSDNFTVDLTATYTDEKQDDLGLVHTGVLSDFIKSICAPPVFCPADTQQGFYPNNRKYYNHDNPLRVTDSYWMFTGKFEYATDDISITSITGYITTDFSRSGELDMSSFDFLNEDFQYVKKTSFSQELRIQSANSGPFHWTVGGIYAVDTKHGTESINAGRDASGLGLWPGFIIELSNEDQSITSMAGFGEVSWDATDALTVTVGGRYSHDKLEQGEDKIEFEEFVPYTHGRKSFSDFSPRLAVTYKATDAVNLYGTISKGWKSGGFQLDPVRGRRDFGSETLWNYEAGIKSTWLNNRLHFNLSAFYIDWKNVQVRSSVFTVENGVIYSSPGISNAASASSKGLELEMVALPVRDLELTFNAGYNKAKFKTFAAAVTNNGTLDLSGWTLPKAPKWTLSATAQYNVALTDKWEGFIRGEWSYIGQTYSNVNALGAAKMGHLFPFEVPAYNKANFRVGADNGKYRVVAYIENAFNENYYTSSYDFGFVDGAAVVPGFRTFGIRATAKFQ, from the coding sequence GTGCAAAATAAACAAAAGAATGCCTACGGGATCGGTTATTTGCGGACAGTCTCCGCGCTGGCCTTGATCAGCATTGCGGGGGGTGTTTCGACTGCGGCTCAGGCTCAGGACGTCGGCGGCACGCTTGAGGAAATCACCGTGACCGCACAGCGCCGCGAACAGTCGCTGCAGGATGTGCCGATCAGCCTGACCGCCTATTCGGCAGAGTCGCTGCAAAGAAACATGGTCGAAGGCATTTCCGATTATTTCGTCAAGACCCCGAACGTCTATATCACCGAAGGTGCGACCCGCTCGGGCAACGTGTCTGAATCCGAACTCGGTCTCGCCATTCGCGGGATCAGCAACATCGGCGGCAACAGCTCTTCCTTCGGCGTTTATATCGATGACTTCAACGTCACGCGGGCGACCTTGAACCCGCATCTTGTGGATATCGAGCGCATTGAAATCCTGCGTGGGCCGCAGGGCACTTATTTCGGCCGCAACGCCTCGGCCGGTGCGATCTCGATCTATACCAAGAAGCCGACGGATCACCTGGAAGCCGAAGTGACCGGCCAGTACGGGCGCTTCAACACCTGGGAAGTCCAGGGCATGGTCAACGTTCCGGTGACCGAGAAATTCTATCTGCGCGCGGCGGGCAAGCTTGCTGAAAGCGATGGCAACCTCCGGAACGTCAATGCGGTCGGCGGCGGCAACAGCTATCAGCACAAGAATATCCGCCTGGCGGGACGGTTCCTGCCGTCGGATAATTTCACGGTCGATCTGACCGCCACCTATACGGATGAAAAGCAGGACGATCTCGGTCTTGTCCATACCGGCGTCCTCAGCGACTTTATCAAAAGCATCTGTGCCCCGCCGGTATTTTGCCCGGCCGATACGCAGCAGGGTTTTTATCCCAACAACCGCAAATATTACAATCACGACAATCCGCTGCGGGTGACCGACAGCTACTGGATGTTCACCGGCAAGTTTGAATATGCGACCGACGATATTTCGATCACCAGCATCACGGGCTACATCACCACGGATTTCTCGCGCTCGGGCGAGCTCGACATGTCGAGCTTTGATTTCCTGAACGAAGATTTCCAATATGTGAAAAAGACCTCCTTCAGCCAGGAGCTGCGCATTCAGTCGGCCAACAGCGGGCCGTTCCATTGGACCGTCGGCGGCATCTATGCGGTGGACACCAAGCACGGCACCGAATCCATCAATGCCGGTCGTGACGCAAGTGGTCTTGGTCTGTGGCCGGGCTTCATCATCGAGCTTTCGAACGAAGATCAAAGCATCACCTCGATGGCCGGGTTCGGCGAAGTCTCCTGGGACGCGACCGACGCCCTGACAGTGACGGTGGGTGGCCGCTATTCCCATGACAAGCTCGAACAGGGCGAAGACAAGATCGAATTTGAGGAATTCGTGCCCTATACCCATGGCCGCAAAAGCTTCAGCGATTTCTCGCCGCGTCTGGCCGTGACCTATAAGGCGACGGATGCCGTCAATCTTTATGGCACCATCTCCAAGGGCTGGAAATCTGGCGGTTTCCAGCTTGATCCGGTGCGCGGGCGCAGGGATTTCGGCTCCGAAACCCTGTGGAACTATGAGGCGGGCATCAAGTCGACCTGGCTTAACAACCGTCTGCATTTCAACCTGTCGGCGTTTTACATCGACTGGAAGAACGTTCAGGTGCGGTCGTCGGTCTTCACCGTCGAAAATGGTGTGATTTACAGCTCCCCGGGCATTTCGAACGCAGCCTCGGCCAGCAGCAAGGGGCTTGAACTCGAAATGGTGGCGCTGCCTGTGCGCGATCTCGAACTGACGTTCAACGCTGGTTACAACAAGGCGAAGTTCAAGACATTCGCCGCGGCGGTGACCAACAACGGCACGCTCGATCTGTCAGGCTGGACATTGCCAAAGGCGCCGAAATGGACGCTCAGCGCCACGGCCCAGTATAATGTCGCGCTCACGGACAAGTGGGAGGGCTTTATCCGCGGCGAATGGAGCTATATCGGCCAGACCTATAGCAACGTGAACGCCCTTGGTGCGGCCAAGATGGGACATCTGTTCCCGTTCGAAGTGCCGGCCTATAACAAGGCCAATTTCCGTGTGGGCGCGGATAACGGCAAGTACCGTGTGGTCGCCTATATCGAGAATGCCTTTAACGAGAATTACTACACGTCATCCTACGACTTCGGCTTTGTTGATGGAGCGGCTGTTGTCCCCGGCTTCCGGACCTTCGGTATCCGTGCGACGGCGAAGTTTCAGTAA
- a CDS encoding VOC family protein, whose translation MRFLSSLVVAAGLLGTPAVAAAPTTAHTTFAEQYVMLYYKDITAASAFYGKALGLERTLTDDWVHLYKATPQSYIGVVREGPGALFKAKPDNAVMVSLVTPDVDALYERIKGDKTIVFLDAPNDHANAPIRGFMVRDPGGYVVEFFSWRKTKP comes from the coding sequence ATGCGCTTTTTGTCATCGCTTGTGGTCGCGGCCGGATTGCTCGGCACTCCTGCGGTTGCTGCGGCCCCGACCACGGCCCACACCACCTTCGCCGAGCAGTATGTGATGCTCTATTACAAAGATATCACGGCTGCCTCGGCCTTTTACGGCAAGGCGCTCGGGCTTGAACGTACGCTGACTGACGATTGGGTGCATCTCTATAAGGCGACGCCGCAGTCCTATATCGGCGTTGTCCGCGAAGGCCCGGGGGCGCTCTTTAAAGCCAAACCCGACAATGCGGTGATGGTGAGCCTGGTTACGCCCGATGTTGATGCGCTTTATGAGCGGATCAAGGGCGATAAAACCATAGTCTTTCTGGATGCGCCGAACGATCACGCCAATGCCCCCATTCGCGGTTTCATGGTCCGCGATCCGGGCGGCTATGTGGTCGAATTCTTCAGCTGGCGCAAGACCAAACCCTGA
- the trxA gene encoding thioredoxin: MESMIGAAPGGQGSSGAHIKDADMQSFAKDVLDASMTVPVLVDFWAPWCGPCAQLTPALEKLVTEAKGAIKLVKINVDENQMLAQQLRIQSLPTVMAFKAGRPVDGFQGALPDSQLKQFITTLVGDLGPTPVEEILAAADQALAAGALEDAGGLYAAVLEADPENAKAYGKLALIQVRLGNLDDARETLAAVPQAHSNHADVSAARAALTLAEETATAGTPEPFLAVLAANPDDHQARYDLALALTKAGAFDDAADALLEIVRRDRAWNDDAARKQLVKMFEAFGHTSPFTLAARRKLSSLLFS; encoded by the coding sequence ATGGAGTCGATGATCGGAGCCGCCCCAGGGGGGCAGGGCAGCAGTGGCGCTCATATCAAGGACGCCGATATGCAAAGCTTTGCGAAGGATGTGCTGGACGCATCGATGACGGTTCCGGTGCTGGTGGATTTCTGGGCGCCCTGGTGCGGCCCCTGCGCGCAACTGACCCCGGCGCTTGAGAAGCTGGTGACGGAAGCCAAGGGCGCGATCAAACTGGTCAAGATCAATGTCGATGAAAACCAGATGCTGGCCCAGCAGCTGCGCATCCAGTCGCTGCCGACGGTCATGGCCTTCAAGGCGGGGCGTCCGGTCGACGGCTTTCAGGGCGCTTTGCCGGACAGCCAGCTGAAGCAGTTCATCACCACGCTCGTGGGCGATCTCGGGCCGACTCCGGTCGAGGAAATTTTGGCGGCGGCCGATCAGGCGCTGGCGGCGGGCGCGCTTGAAGATGCGGGCGGGCTTTATGCCGCCGTGCTTGAGGCCGATCCCGAAAATGCCAAGGCTTATGGCAAGCTTGCGCTCATTCAGGTGCGGCTTGGTAATCTGGACGACGCCCGGGAAACGCTGGCCGCTGTCCCGCAGGCGCACAGCAATCACGCCGATGTGTCGGCGGCGCGGGCCGCTTTGACCCTGGCCGAAGAAACCGCCACTGCCGGGACGCCGGAGCCGTTTCTGGCTGTGCTCGCGGCGAACCCGGATGACCATCAGGCGCGCTATGATCTGGCGCTCGCCTTGACCAAGGCCGGGGCGTTCGATGATGCCGCCGATGCCCTGCTTGAGATCGTGCGGCGCGATCGGGCCTGGAACGACGATGCGGCGCGCAAGCAGCTTGTCAAAATGTTCGAAGCCTTTGGTCACACCAGTCCCTTTACTCTCGCGGCACGACGGAAGTTGTCGTCGCTGCTGTTTTCCTGA
- a CDS encoding LON peptidase substrate-binding domain-containing protein has product MNASHSPRPPAPPEPPQHLPRVIPIFPLAGALLLPRATMPLNIFEPRYLAMCRDAIAADGMIGMVQPRDPEDGRLEPAVYDTGCLGHITEHRDMRDGRMLITVEGVSRFTVLEELAHTTPYRQVVASYEGFAGDRLPPTVPVELALRQRLVGDLKRFLDGRGLTADWDIIGEAPDETLVNTLAMICPFESNEKQALLEAATLDARALTMVTILEFALAAPDDTSGRPH; this is encoded by the coding sequence ATGAACGCGAGCCACAGTCCTCGGCCGCCTGCGCCGCCTGAGCCGCCGCAGCATCTGCCGCGGGTCATTCCGATTTTTCCGCTGGCCGGAGCCTTGCTGTTGCCGCGCGCCACCATGCCGCTCAATATTTTCGAGCCGCGTTACCTTGCCATGTGCCGTGACGCCATTGCCGCTGATGGCATGATCGGCATGGTCCAGCCGCGCGATCCGGAAGATGGGCGGCTTGAGCCTGCGGTTTACGACACCGGCTGTCTCGGCCATATCACCGAGCATCGCGATATGCGCGACGGCCGCATGCTGATCACGGTTGAGGGCGTGAGCCGCTTCACGGTGCTGGAGGAACTGGCTCATACCACGCCCTACCGTCAGGTGGTGGCGTCTTATGAAGGGTTCGCGGGCGACCGCCTGCCGCCGACCGTTCCTGTTGAGCTTGCCCTGCGGCAGCGTCTGGTGGGCGATCTCAAGCGTTTTCTTGACGGGCGCGGCTTGACCGCTGACTGGGATATCATCGGTGAAGCGCCGGACGAGACCCTGGTCAACACGCTGGCCATGATCTGCCCCTTTGAATCGAATGAAAAACAGGCGCTGCTGGAGGCCGCAACCCTGGACGCGCGGGCGCTGACCATGGTGACGATTCTTGAGTTCGCGCTGGCTGCCCCCGATGATACGAGCGGCCGCCCTCATTGA